A window of the Streptomyces sp. NBC_00454 genome harbors these coding sequences:
- a CDS encoding LysR family transcriptional regulator, producing MDFRQLTYFLAIVDHGGFNRAAAALYVSQPSLSQAVQTLERDLGSCLFHRMGRRVALTEAGTALVPRAREALHALELARASVGAVRELRGGRLEITAMASPTIEPLSTLVQRFTERHPEVSLSLRVALTREHVVETVRTGGCELGLLTTSSPLPGRDVVPHRLGEDRLVLVTPADGPFPPGRAVRAEQLAGRRLIVGQRGTGIRAYVDDLKAEGVDVRIAVETEHRMAFLPLVLAGVGLAVVTRSWADLSERAGALVLDLEPACLQHNVLVSRKAQLTPAARAFLEIAVPDPRPADS from the coding sequence GTGGACTTCCGGCAGCTGACGTACTTCCTCGCCATCGTGGACCACGGAGGGTTCAACCGGGCGGCCGCTGCGCTCTACGTGTCTCAGCCGTCCCTGTCCCAGGCCGTGCAGACCCTGGAACGCGACCTGGGCAGCTGCCTGTTCCACCGGATGGGCCGGAGGGTGGCCCTGACCGAGGCCGGCACCGCGCTGGTTCCGCGGGCGCGGGAAGCCCTGCACGCGCTGGAGCTGGCCAGGGCGAGCGTCGGCGCCGTACGTGAACTGCGCGGCGGGCGCCTGGAGATCACCGCGATGGCTTCACCCACGATCGAACCCCTCAGCACCCTGGTCCAGCGCTTCACCGAGCGCCATCCGGAGGTGTCGCTCAGCCTGCGCGTCGCCCTCACCCGCGAGCACGTGGTCGAGACGGTGCGCACGGGAGGCTGTGAACTCGGGCTGCTGACCACCTCGTCGCCGCTGCCGGGCCGGGACGTGGTCCCGCACCGCCTCGGAGAGGACAGGCTCGTCCTGGTCACCCCGGCGGACGGCCCCTTCCCGCCCGGACGGGCCGTACGGGCGGAGCAGCTCGCCGGGCGCCGGCTGATCGTCGGGCAGCGGGGGACCGGGATCCGGGCCTACGTCGACGACCTGAAGGCAGAGGGCGTCGACGTCCGCATCGCGGTGGAGACCGAACACCGCATGGCCTTCCTGCCGCTGGTGCTCGCAGGTGTCGGACTGGCGGTGGTGACGCGGTCCTGGGCCGACCTGTCCGAACGGGCCGGAGCCCTCGTCCTCGACCTGGAACCGGCCTGCCTCCAGCACAACGTCCTGGTGAGCCGCAAGGCGCAGCTGACGCCGGCGGCCCGCGCCTTCCTGGAGATCGCCGTCCCGGACCCCCGTCCCGCCGACTCATAG
- a CDS encoding ABC transporter substrate-binding protein, which translates to MAGRIRPIGLIAATTATLFLATACGGASLGTGEGDKQNGPLKIGLLVPQSGTYKALGDDMKQGFELYVQRHGGRLGGREVEIVVADEGESADSGKAAAEKLVKQDHVLAVSGVVSSATINGVKDLFESAKVPLVGSNASPTTLTGTKYIWRTSYVNDEPGKALGKYVAEKAGGPVFLIAAGYQAGKDEVEGFKSTFLPAGGKIAGEEVYTPFPATKNFQPYLAQIERSGAKSVFCFYAGGAAVDFVKQYRDFGLAGKIPLYAPGFLTEGGVLKGQGEAAEGILTALNYGADLDNAANKQFAPAYTAAYGSAPTTYAMASWDAAQVLDKAIKSAGSTVTSETVNAAIAAVGDIDSPRGTWHFNAGGTPVQPWYLREVKQGANTVSSELVRLGG; encoded by the coding sequence ATGGCAGGTCGAATCCGTCCCATTGGTCTGATCGCCGCGACGACGGCAACCCTCTTCCTGGCCACGGCATGTGGCGGCGCCAGCCTCGGGACAGGCGAGGGCGACAAGCAGAACGGGCCCCTGAAGATCGGGCTCCTCGTCCCGCAGTCGGGGACCTACAAGGCGTTGGGCGACGACATGAAGCAGGGCTTCGAGCTCTACGTACAACGGCACGGCGGCAGACTCGGCGGCCGCGAGGTGGAGATCGTGGTCGCGGACGAGGGGGAGAGCGCCGATTCGGGCAAGGCGGCGGCGGAGAAGCTGGTCAAGCAGGACCACGTACTGGCGGTGAGCGGCGTGGTCAGCTCAGCCACCATCAACGGGGTCAAGGACCTGTTCGAGAGCGCCAAGGTCCCGCTCGTCGGCTCGAACGCCTCGCCCACGACCCTGACCGGGACCAAGTACATCTGGCGCACCTCGTACGTCAACGACGAACCCGGCAAGGCGCTGGGCAAGTACGTGGCCGAGAAGGCCGGGGGCCCGGTCTTCCTGATCGCCGCGGGCTACCAGGCGGGCAAGGACGAGGTGGAAGGCTTCAAGTCCACCTTCCTCCCGGCGGGCGGCAAGATCGCGGGGGAGGAGGTCTACACGCCGTTCCCGGCGACCAAGAACTTCCAGCCCTACCTCGCGCAGATCGAGCGCTCCGGAGCCAAGTCCGTCTTCTGCTTCTACGCCGGCGGCGCGGCCGTCGACTTCGTCAAGCAGTACCGGGACTTCGGCCTGGCCGGCAAGATCCCGCTCTACGCACCCGGCTTCCTCACCGAGGGCGGCGTGCTCAAGGGACAGGGCGAGGCGGCCGAAGGCATCCTCACCGCACTCAACTACGGCGCCGACCTGGACAACGCGGCCAACAAGCAGTTCGCCCCCGCCTACACGGCCGCCTACGGATCGGCCCCCACCACGTACGCGATGGCGTCATGGGACGCGGCGCAGGTGCTCGACAAGGCGATCAAGTCCGCTGGTTCCACAGTGACTTCGGAAACGGTCAACGCCGCCATCGCCGCAGTGGGGGACATCGACAGCCCGCGGGGCACCTGGCACTTCAACGCCGGCGGCACGCCCGTACAGCCCTGGTACCTGCGCGAGGTCAAGCAGGGTGCCAACACCGTCAGTTCAGAGCTCGTCCGGCTGGGCGGCTGA
- a CDS encoding tartrate dehydrogenase, with the protein MTHHSIALIPGDGIGAEVLPAAREVLDAVGQRHGITFGYEQFDWSCERYLRHGSMMPEDGLEQLRRHGAILLGAVGYPGVPDHVSLWGLLIPIRRAFEQYVNLRPIRVFEGLPSPVRGAVPGEVDFVVVRENSEGEYSEIGGRMNRGRPDEMAVQQAVFTRAGVTRVLDFAFGLAELRGGRLTSATKSNGIVHTMPFWDELVAERSAGHPAVEWNQEHIDALAAKFVLDPARFDVVVASNLFGDILSDLAAAVAGGIGIAPSANLNPRGEHPSMFEPVHGSAPDIAGQGIANPIGAIWSAAMMLDHLGHPAAAADITDAIARVLAATPVRTRDLGGSASTAEFTSTLLQHL; encoded by the coding sequence ATGACCCACCACAGCATCGCCCTCATCCCCGGTGACGGCATCGGCGCCGAAGTCCTCCCGGCGGCACGCGAGGTCCTGGACGCCGTCGGGCAGCGCCACGGCATCACCTTCGGCTACGAGCAGTTCGACTGGTCCTGCGAGCGCTACCTGCGCCACGGATCGATGATGCCCGAGGACGGACTGGAGCAGCTCCGCCGTCACGGCGCGATCCTGCTCGGCGCGGTCGGCTACCCGGGCGTGCCGGATCACGTCTCCCTGTGGGGGCTGCTCATCCCGATCCGCCGCGCCTTCGAGCAGTACGTCAACCTCCGCCCGATCCGCGTGTTCGAGGGCCTGCCCAGCCCCGTACGCGGGGCCGTGCCCGGCGAGGTGGACTTCGTGGTCGTCCGGGAGAACAGCGAAGGCGAGTACAGCGAGATCGGTGGCCGGATGAACCGCGGGCGTCCCGACGAAATGGCCGTGCAGCAAGCGGTGTTCACGCGGGCGGGAGTGACCCGGGTCCTCGATTTCGCCTTCGGCCTCGCCGAACTGCGCGGCGGCCGGCTCACGTCGGCGACGAAGTCCAACGGCATCGTGCACACCATGCCGTTCTGGGACGAGCTGGTGGCCGAGCGTTCCGCCGGGCACCCCGCGGTGGAGTGGAACCAGGAGCACATCGACGCGCTGGCCGCCAAGTTCGTCCTCGACCCCGCACGCTTCGACGTCGTCGTCGCCTCCAACCTCTTCGGGGACATCCTCAGCGACCTGGCGGCGGCGGTGGCCGGCGGCATCGGCATCGCGCCGTCGGCCAACCTCAACCCGCGGGGCGAGCATCCGTCCATGTTCGAGCCGGTCCACGGATCGGCCCCCGACATCGCCGGTCAGGGCATCGCCAATCCGATCGGCGCGATCTGGTCCGCCGCCATGATGCTCGACCACCTCGGCCACCCCGCGGCCGCGGCCGACATCACGGACGCCATCGCCCGCGTCCTGGCCGCCACCCCGGTGCGCACGCGCGACCTCGGCGGCAGCGCCTCCACCGCCGAGTTCACCTCCACCCTCCTCCAGCACCTCTGA
- a CDS encoding ABC transporter ATP-binding protein, translating into MKPFLSIRGLSSGYAGGVVLGGVDLDLEEGGTLAVLGRNGVGKTTLVSTVMGLVRPYEGSITLGGREIAGSRVDVIARAGVGAVPQGRRVFAPLTVAEHLTIASRRPAPGPWTRDRVLDLLPRLGERLGHRGDQLSGGEQQMLAIARSLLRNPRLLLLDEPSDGLAPAIVAQVGEVIREVGAQGMSVVLVEQNLGLAFSAAQDVAVMQKGRIVHRAPCAEFRSSPEDRRRLLGVD; encoded by the coding sequence GTGAAGCCCTTCCTCAGCATCCGTGGCCTGAGCTCCGGCTACGCCGGGGGCGTGGTCCTGGGCGGTGTCGACCTCGACCTCGAGGAAGGCGGGACCCTCGCGGTCCTCGGCCGCAACGGGGTGGGGAAGACCACCCTCGTCTCGACCGTCATGGGTCTCGTCCGGCCGTACGAAGGCAGCATCACCCTCGGCGGCCGGGAGATCGCCGGATCCCGCGTCGATGTGATCGCCCGGGCCGGGGTGGGCGCCGTACCGCAGGGGCGCCGGGTCTTCGCGCCGCTGACGGTGGCGGAGCACCTGACGATCGCCTCGAGGCGACCGGCCCCGGGCCCGTGGACCAGGGACCGCGTCCTCGATCTGCTCCCGCGGCTGGGGGAGCGGCTCGGGCACCGCGGTGACCAGCTCTCCGGCGGTGAACAGCAGATGCTCGCGATCGCCCGGTCCCTGCTGCGCAACCCACGCCTCCTGCTCCTCGACGAGCCGTCCGACGGCCTCGCCCCCGCGATCGTCGCCCAAGTGGGCGAGGTCATCCGCGAGGTGGGCGCGCAGGGCATGTCGGTGGTCCTCGTGGAACAGAACCTGGGTCTCGCCTTCTCCGCCGCCCAGGACGTGGCGGTCATGCAGAAGGGCCGCATCGTCCACCGGGCGCCCTGCGCGGAGTTCCGGTCCAGCCCCGAGGACCGCCGGCGCCTCCTGGGCGTCGACTGA
- a CDS encoding branched-chain amino acid ABC transporter permease — translation MYGWLDGNFVSVIDGVAFGLLLFTIAVGLSLVFGMMDVLNLAHGTLYLAGAYIAYALSDGSLWGLLLALAAGALVGACGGAALTFLTQPLARRGHLDQAVLTLGITFIVADLLAAAFGGEVLPTDPPRSLRGTVDLLGHAYPLYRLVFIGVATGLATAVYLLFERSPLGALVRATVADRDMVRALGVDIRKVLYGVFALGAALAVAGGVLGAPILGPGPGVDETVLVLSLVVVVVGGLGSVRGALVGALLIGQVQTLGVALLPEYAPFLLFGTMLAVLVVRPHGLVPSGVGA, via the coding sequence ATGTACGGATGGTTGGACGGCAACTTCGTCAGCGTCATCGACGGGGTCGCCTTCGGTCTGCTGCTGTTCACGATCGCGGTCGGCCTCTCCCTGGTCTTCGGCATGATGGACGTGCTCAACCTGGCTCACGGCACGCTCTACCTCGCCGGGGCCTACATCGCCTACGCCCTCTCCGACGGGAGCCTGTGGGGCCTGCTCCTCGCGCTGGCCGCAGGCGCCCTGGTGGGGGCCTGCGGCGGAGCGGCGCTGACGTTCCTCACCCAGCCGCTGGCCCGGCGCGGGCACCTCGACCAAGCCGTGCTGACGCTCGGCATCACCTTCATCGTCGCCGATCTCCTCGCCGCCGCCTTCGGCGGTGAGGTGCTGCCCACCGACCCGCCGAGGTCGCTGCGCGGGACCGTGGACCTCCTCGGCCACGCCTATCCCCTCTACCGGCTCGTGTTCATCGGCGTCGCCACCGGCCTCGCCACCGCCGTCTACCTCCTGTTCGAGCGCAGCCCGCTCGGAGCACTGGTACGGGCCACCGTCGCGGACCGGGACATGGTCCGCGCGCTGGGCGTGGACATCCGCAAGGTGCTCTACGGGGTCTTCGCGCTCGGCGCGGCCCTGGCCGTGGCCGGCGGTGTCCTCGGGGCGCCGATCCTGGGTCCCGGCCCGGGCGTCGACGAGACCGTCCTCGTCCTCTCGCTCGTCGTCGTGGTCGTGGGCGGTCTCGGATCCGTGCGCGGCGCGCTCGTCGGCGCGCTCCTCATCGGCCAGGTGCAGACACTGGGGGTGGCGCTCCTCCCGGAGTACGCCCCCTTCCTGCTCTTCGGCACCATGCTGGCCGTGCTCGTCGTCCGCCCGCACGGCCTGGTCCCGTCGGGGGTGGGCGCATGA
- a CDS encoding MBL fold metallo-hydrolase codes for MTTWRIGTTVIHKVLEAQLTVLPSEVLRTDDTALLKRYPWPAPDFSRADGTFVLSVHGLVVDTGTRRILVDTCVGNARASVPFLRMLDSAWLEDLGALGYPPESIDTVVCTHLHFDHVGWNTRLVEGEWVPTFPRARHLVTRAEWDHWADEADTNLQDTMRPLIDAGLVDFVAADHQVCGGVRLEAAPGHTPGQVAVVVESGGERAVITGDLVHHPVQFIEPDVAGLADADPALAAATRRAFVERYADTGTLVIGTHFPAPTAGLLRRGGDGTVRFVAGGRR; via the coding sequence ATGACGACGTGGCGTATCGGTACGACGGTGATCCACAAAGTCCTGGAGGCGCAGCTGACGGTCCTCCCCTCGGAAGTCCTGCGGACGGACGACACCGCGCTCCTGAAGAGGTACCCGTGGCCCGCTCCCGACTTCAGCAGGGCGGACGGCACCTTCGTGCTCTCGGTCCACGGACTGGTCGTGGACACCGGTACGCGCAGGATCCTCGTGGACACCTGTGTGGGCAACGCGCGGGCATCGGTGCCGTTCCTGCGCATGCTGGACTCGGCCTGGCTCGAAGACCTCGGGGCCCTCGGCTACCCTCCGGAGTCGATCGACACCGTGGTCTGCACCCACCTGCACTTCGACCACGTCGGCTGGAACACGCGACTGGTGGAAGGGGAGTGGGTACCGACCTTTCCGCGCGCACGCCATCTGGTCACCCGCGCGGAATGGGACCACTGGGCGGACGAAGCGGATACGAACCTCCAGGACACGATGCGGCCGCTGATCGATGCGGGTCTCGTCGACTTCGTCGCAGCCGATCACCAGGTGTGCGGCGGCGTGCGCCTGGAAGCCGCTCCAGGGCACACCCCGGGCCAGGTGGCCGTAGTGGTCGAATCCGGCGGGGAACGCGCCGTGATCACCGGTGACCTCGTGCACCACCCGGTGCAGTTCATCGAACCCGATGTGGCCGGCCTCGCCGACGCAGACCCGGCGCTGGCCGCTGCCACCCGGCGGGCATTCGTCGAGCGGTACGCCGACACGGGAACGCTCGTGATCGGCACGCACTTCCCCGCACCCACGGCCGGCCTGCTCCGGCGCGGCGGCGACGGGACCGTACGGTTCGTCGCGGGCGGCAGGCGCTGA
- a CDS encoding ABC transporter ATP-binding protein: MTTRDLLELRRVSRHFGSFRALDEVGLTVRRGARHAVIGPNGAGKSTLFGLISGTLATTAGTILVDGQDVTRLPVDRRVGLGVAATFQHSSLFLRETVLENVLLAVLRRAAGAGGWRRVSARPAAIAQARTLLERVGLPARHDAEAAALSHGERRQLEVAVALATEPRLLLLDEPAAGMSPAETARLTELVAALPAEVTVLLIEHDLDMVFELADTVTVMHLGRHLITGTPDEVRASSEVQNAYLGTTGAAS; encoded by the coding sequence GTGACGACACGCGATCTACTGGAACTGCGCCGGGTCTCCCGGCACTTCGGCTCCTTCCGGGCCCTGGACGAGGTCGGCCTCACCGTCCGCCGGGGTGCCCGGCACGCGGTCATCGGCCCGAACGGCGCCGGAAAGTCGACGCTGTTCGGCCTGATCTCGGGAACGCTGGCGACCACCGCCGGAACCATTCTCGTCGACGGCCAGGACGTGACCCGGCTGCCGGTGGACCGCCGGGTCGGACTCGGCGTCGCCGCCACCTTCCAGCACTCCAGCCTCTTCCTGCGCGAGACCGTCCTGGAGAACGTCCTCCTCGCCGTGCTGCGCCGGGCGGCCGGTGCCGGCGGCTGGCGCAGGGTGAGTGCCCGGCCGGCGGCGATCGCGCAGGCGCGGACGCTGCTCGAACGGGTGGGGCTGCCCGCCCGGCACGACGCCGAGGCGGCCGCCCTCTCGCACGGCGAACGGCGGCAGCTGGAGGTGGCCGTCGCCCTGGCCACCGAACCCCGGCTGCTGTTGCTGGACGAACCGGCCGCCGGGATGTCCCCGGCCGAGACGGCGCGACTCACCGAGCTCGTCGCCGCCCTGCCCGCCGAAGTGACCGTGCTCCTGATCGAACACGACCTCGACATGGTCTTCGAGCTCGCCGACACGGTGACGGTCATGCACCTCGGCAGACACCTGATCACCGGCACCCCGGACGAGGTCCGGGCCTCCAGCGAGGTCCAGAACGCCTACCTCGGCACGACGGGAGCCGCCTCGTGA
- a CDS encoding branched-chain amino acid ABC transporter permease — translation MSPSGSEGSAARRLSVTAVVLGLAAAPFLLGPYAIGTLSRILVFALLAISVNLLTGLTGLPTLGQSAYFGVGAYTAAIVATRLTDVGMFQLLIAAAVSALVAAVTGWLAVRARGVVFLMLTLAIGEIAYSAAVNWKSLTNGTDGVSGIPPVVPLPGMPALELDGLVYLYVLAVFLALFAAVSRLGSTPFALALRGIRDNERRMSAIGYPTRRYALAVYCGAGALAGVAGGLWVSVQRFVSPGDAGFEIAALALLAVVIGGSGSLWGACAGAALVWLTRDYLGHLEAVAGRGPLLLGVFFVIAVYALPHGLAGVRLPPRLTRKRTA, via the coding sequence ATGAGCCCGTCCGGATCCGAGGGATCCGCCGCCCGGCGGCTGTCCGTGACCGCCGTCGTCCTCGGGCTCGCGGCGGCCCCCTTCCTCCTCGGCCCGTACGCCATCGGCACCCTGTCGCGGATCCTGGTGTTCGCCCTCCTCGCGATCAGCGTGAACCTGCTCACCGGTCTGACCGGGCTGCCGACCCTCGGCCAGTCGGCCTACTTCGGCGTCGGCGCCTACACGGCGGCCATCGTCGCGACCCGGCTCACCGACGTCGGAATGTTCCAACTGCTCATCGCCGCAGCGGTCTCCGCGCTGGTGGCCGCGGTCACGGGATGGCTGGCGGTCAGGGCCCGGGGCGTGGTGTTCCTGATGCTGACGCTGGCCATCGGCGAGATCGCCTACAGCGCCGCCGTCAACTGGAAGTCGCTGACCAACGGCACCGACGGCGTGTCCGGCATCCCGCCCGTCGTACCGCTGCCGGGGATGCCCGCCCTGGAGCTCGACGGGCTGGTGTACCTCTACGTCCTGGCCGTGTTCCTGGCGCTCTTCGCGGCCGTCTCCCGCCTGGGCTCGACCCCCTTCGCCCTCGCCCTGCGCGGAATCCGCGACAACGAGCGCCGCATGAGCGCGATCGGATACCCCACCCGGAGGTACGCCCTGGCCGTCTACTGCGGTGCCGGTGCGCTGGCCGGGGTCGCCGGCGGCCTGTGGGTGTCGGTGCAGCGGTTCGTCTCGCCCGGCGACGCGGGATTCGAGATCGCCGCCCTGGCCCTGCTCGCCGTCGTCATCGGCGGCTCCGGCTCGCTGTGGGGGGCCTGTGCCGGAGCCGCGCTCGTCTGGCTCACCCGCGACTACCTCGGACACCTCGAAGCCGTCGCGGGCCGCGGGCCGCTGCTGCTCGGAGTGTTCTTCGTCATCGCCGTCTACGCGCTGCCCCACGGGCTGGCCGGCGTACGGCTCCCGCCCCGGCTGACCCGAAAGAGGACGGCGTGA
- a CDS encoding carboxylesterase/lipase family protein, with the protein MTDVPSRREILKNTGVLAGATLLSGMPGAGTAQAAPSTDGSSPMVEAPAGRLLGSREGGLEVFKGVPYAAPPVGALRWRPAQPHPGWQGTRDATAFGPSAPQPYREGGDQVLGTHGSPPFDEDCLTLNVWTPGAGAAKRPVLVWIHGGGFISGSGSLPNYSGETFARNGDLVVVTINYRLGPLGYLYFGEDGAGGNFWLTDQLAALNWVRDNISAFGGDPDNITVAGQSGGALSVAALAGARTKGRPLFRRAILQSPPLGLKIPTRAESLQRTAGFLDIVGAKNVAELRAVPWPRLIAATFEMFGRTAQWGYWSTPFLPVLDEVTLDRNPADLLLSGAGADIEVLVGWTREEANFAFALSEPYATATRDQVLARARNTFGSRAAQAYTAYEEARPGARPLDVLMDLITDDLFRMPCVALAEARAARGRPVWAYQFNLPTPAHNGQLAAAHCLELPFVFNNFDKWSQAPFLAGLGPRVRDGLAATVHASWISFIRTGDPNHHPMPQWDRYGRDSRTTMTLDSVTTATEDIAGYWRRLHHPALP; encoded by the coding sequence ATGACCGACGTTCCATCGCGGCGCGAAATCCTCAAGAACACGGGGGTGTTGGCCGGGGCCACGCTGCTCTCCGGCATGCCGGGCGCGGGCACGGCGCAGGCCGCACCGAGCACGGACGGGTCCTCACCCATGGTCGAGGCGCCCGCGGGCCGGCTCCTCGGAAGTAGGGAAGGGGGCCTCGAAGTCTTCAAGGGCGTGCCCTACGCGGCGCCGCCGGTCGGCGCCCTCCGATGGCGGCCGGCCCAGCCCCATCCCGGATGGCAGGGGACGCGCGATGCGACCGCCTTCGGACCGAGCGCACCGCAGCCCTACCGGGAAGGGGGCGACCAGGTCCTCGGAACGCACGGCTCACCCCCCTTCGACGAGGACTGCCTCACGCTCAACGTCTGGACCCCCGGAGCCGGCGCCGCCAAGCGGCCCGTACTGGTGTGGATCCACGGCGGCGGCTTCATCTCCGGATCCGGCTCGCTGCCGAACTACTCCGGCGAGACCTTCGCCCGCAACGGCGACCTGGTCGTCGTGACCATCAACTACCGCCTCGGACCACTGGGTTACCTCTACTTCGGAGAGGATGGCGCCGGCGGGAACTTCTGGCTCACCGACCAGCTCGCGGCGCTGAACTGGGTACGGGACAACATCTCCGCGTTCGGCGGCGACCCGGACAACATCACCGTCGCCGGACAGTCCGGCGGCGCACTGTCGGTGGCGGCGCTGGCCGGAGCCCGGACCAAGGGCCGCCCGCTGTTCCGGCGCGCGATCCTGCAGAGCCCGCCGCTCGGGCTGAAGATCCCCACCCGCGCCGAGTCGCTGCAGCGCACGGCGGGCTTCCTGGACATCGTCGGAGCCAAGAACGTGGCGGAGCTCCGCGCCGTGCCCTGGCCGCGCCTGATCGCGGCCACCTTCGAGATGTTCGGGCGCACCGCGCAGTGGGGGTACTGGTCGACCCCCTTCCTGCCGGTGCTGGACGAGGTCACCCTGGACCGCAACCCGGCCGACCTGCTCCTCAGCGGCGCCGGGGCGGACATCGAGGTCCTGGTCGGCTGGACCAGGGAGGAGGCGAACTTCGCCTTCGCCCTGAGCGAGCCGTACGCCACGGCGACCAGGGATCAGGTGCTCGCCAGGGCCCGGAACACCTTCGGAAGCCGGGCGGCCCAGGCCTACACCGCCTACGAAGAGGCCCGGCCGGGCGCCCGCCCGCTGGACGTGCTCATGGATCTGATCACCGACGACCTGTTCCGCATGCCCTGCGTGGCGCTGGCCGAAGCGCGGGCGGCCCGTGGACGCCCGGTCTGGGCGTACCAGTTCAACCTCCCGACGCCCGCGCACAACGGTCAACTCGCCGCCGCGCACTGCCTGGAGCTGCCGTTCGTGTTCAACAACTTCGACAAGTGGTCGCAGGCCCCCTTCCTCGCGGGGCTGGGCCCCAGGGTCCGTGACGGTCTCGCCGCGACCGTGCACGCGTCCTGGATCTCCTTCATCCGCACCGGCGACCCCAACCACCACCCCATGCCGCAGTGGGACCGCTACGGCCGGGACTCCCGCACGACGATGACCCTGGACTCGGTCACCACCGCCACCGAGGACATCGCCGGATACTGGCGCCGCCTGCACCATCCGGCGCTGCCGTAG